A genomic segment from Aspergillus puulaauensis MK2 DNA, chromosome 1, nearly complete sequence encodes:
- a CDS encoding mitochondrial pyruvate carrier family protein (BUSCO:EOG09265BTC;~COG:S;~EggNog:ENOG410PQ3P;~InterPro:IPR005336;~PFAM:PF03650;~TransMembrane:1 (i112-133o);~go_component: GO:0005743 - mitochondrial inner membrane [Evidence IEA];~go_process: GO:0006850 - mitochondrial pyruvate transmembrane transport [Evidence IEA]), producing MSTSRVGFRFFQNSRAAFREAFRRPGAQGRRFQTSDAASAQQQSTFQRLWNSPIGVKTVHFWAPVMKWALVVAGISDFQRPPEKLSLTQNGALMATGAIWTRWCMIITPKNYLLAAVNFFLGCVGVVQVSRIFNYHRSLDGSSKEAVKDMEHELAGDAKAVASGAKNAVKKHD from the exons ATGTCGACGTCTCGTGTTGGTTTTCGCTTTTTCCAGAACTCCCGTGCGGCATTCCGCGAGGCTTTCCGCCGGCCTGGTGCCCAGGGACGCCGCTTCCAGACTTCCGATGCTGCTTCCGCTCAGCAACAGAGCACATTCCAGCGTCTATGGAACAGCCCTATTGGCGTGAAGACGGTTCACTTCTG GGCCCCTGTTATGAAG TGGGCActcgtcgtcgccggtaTCTCCGACTTCCAGCGCCCGCCTGAGAAGCTCTCCTTGACCCAGAACGGTGCCCTTATGGCCACCGGTGCCATCTGGACCCGCTGGTGCATGATCATCACGCCTAAGAACTACCT CCTCGCCGCCgtcaacttcttcctcggatGCGTTGGTGTCGTCCAGGTTTCCCGTATCTTCAACTACCACCGCAGCCTTGATGGCTCGTCAAAAGAGGCCGTGAAGGATATGGAGCACGAGCTTGCTGGGGATGCGAAGGCTGTGGCTTCTGGCGCCAAGAATGCCGTGAAAAAGCAcgattaa
- the CBP4 gene encoding uncharacterized protein (COG:U;~EggNog:ENOG410PS0U;~InterPro:IPR012420;~PFAM:PF07960;~TransMembrane:1 (o6-25i)): MSRAGTWLKMLGVGVVICVGGPVLVEKLRPTDEELFKRYNPDLQKRSLEEGDRRSREFDEYVGRLKEWSKSDKSSASLFFD, encoded by the exons ATGTCACGAGCGGGAACATGGCTCAAAATGCTGGGAGT TGGCGTCGTAATTTGCGTCGGTGGCCCCGTGCTCGTCGAGAAACTCCGCCCAACAGATGAAGAGCTCTTCAAGCGCTACAACCCGGACCTGCAGAAGCGCAgtctggaggagggcgacCGACGCTCGCGCGAATTCGATGAATACGTCGGCCGGTTGAAGGAGTGGTCAAAATCTGATAAGTCGAGTGCGTCCTTGTTCTTCGACTAA
- a CDS encoding putative chitin synthase activator (Chs3) (COG:M,O,T;~EggNog:ENOG410PHQ7;~InterPro:IPR011990,IPR006597;~PFAM:PF08238;~go_function: GO:0005515 - protein binding [Evidence IEA]) produces MAYPQQRAPPVRNHGPPRGGGPPRDPSFDTGYQDYGYDQYPPDGYNDPGYGYPPDPATPRSQAPPRGAPRPPRGGYPPNARPPPRGYDGRRDRRPPPAQDRMRPPRNGPPMSGFDSPFPAVPPGGRRGPPRGLEGDMAAMSLNGPAPPRPHTSNGSRRPPDMRPPRPGPNSSAYPPRAASAGRSRPSDRNGQYADPRGPPPMPHINRSATMPVPGGPGYLGQPSSRDPRESTYGGLLDSYYSTAPDDPDMPNFDAMPDFSKGAIDESLPGLEQPKPKLDSPGGSGQYKAFNPAAQELHMHTPPDSGTPTGANQFANAGFQFDLPSESQSAGRSYNAMNNGYEKYEDSIHSQYPPQQMDPQQNPDALPHHPMPYRPGHGSGDKPAPVRQYNNATNNQPPAPAQQGALDGPEPQQPVTQAEIERLQMQARGNPSDQKLQLLLAQRLVEASIVLVDASRLDPKSKAKAREKYNIDAHKIIKKLISSGYSDAQFYLADCYGQGVLGLQNDPKEAFSLYHSAAKQGHPQAAYRVAVCCEIGQEDGGGTKRDPFKAVQWYKRAASLGDPPAMYKMGMILLKGLLGQARNPREGISWLKRAAERADMENPHALHELALLYTSAGDNDAIIRDEAYASQLFHQASELGYKFSQFRLGMAYEYGLMGCPVDPRQSIMLYSAAAAQGEHQAELALSGWYLTGSEGILQQSDTEAYLWARKAASSGLAKAEYAMGYFTETGIGATANMEDAKRWYWRAAAQGFSKARERLEELKQGGARMQKTRLSRSAVNQQKPNDGDCVLM; encoded by the exons ATGGCCTACCCGCAACAGAGAGCTCCCCCGGTCAGGAACCACGGCCCTCCTCGTGGAGGCGGCCCTCCGAGAGACCCGTCCTTTGACACAGGCTATCAGGACTATGGTTACGATCAATACCCGCCCGATGGATATAATGACCCCGGGTATGGTTATCCTCCCGACCCAGCAACTCCAAGATCGCAAGCTCCCCCTCGTGGCGCACCGCGACCGCCGCGCGGCGGTTATCCGCCGAATGCGCGACCTCCCCCTCGAGGCTATGACGGTCGACGAGACAGACGTccgccgccggcgcaagACCGGATGAGAC CACCACGAAATGGACCCCCAATGTCGGGCTTTGACAGTCCCTTTCCCGCCGTACCTCCTGGGGGTAGACGTGGACCTCCTCGGGGCCTAGAAGGTGATATGGCGGCAATGAGTCTGAACGGTCCAGCGCCGCCTCGACCTCACACATCTAATGGGAGCAGACGACCTCCAGATATGCGACCTCCTAGACCGGGGCCGAATTCCTCCGCGTATCCTCCAAGGGCAGCCAGCGCAGGACGCTCGCGACCCTCTGATCGTAATGGGCAATATGCTGACCCCAGGGGCCCGCCACCTATGCCGCATATCAATCGCAGTGCCACTATGCCTGTTCCAGGCGGTCCGGGATATCTCGGTCAGCCTAGTTCTCGAGATCCGAGAGAAAGTACATACGGTGGTTTGTTAGACAGCTACTATAGCACAGCACCTGATGACCCCGACATGCCCAATTTTGATGCGATGCCGGATTTCAGCAAAGGTGCGATTGATGAATCTTTGCCAGGTCTAGAACAACCCAAGCCGAAACTCGACTCTCCTGGTGGATCTGGACAATACAAGGCATTCAATCCAGCGGCCCAGGAGCTTCATATGCATACTCCACCTGACTCTGGCACTCCTACGGGGGCAAATCAATTTGCCAATGCTGGGTTCCAATTTGATTTGCCCTCAGAGTCCCAGTCGGCCGGCCGTTCTTACAACGCGATGAACAATGGTTACGAAAAGTATGAGGATTCTATACATTCGCAGTACCCACCACAGCAAATGGATCCACAGCAAAACCCAGATGCCCTTCCGCACCACCCTATGCCCTACCGCCCGGGCCACGGTTCGGGTGATAAGCCAGCCCCCGTACGCCAGTACAACAACGCGACCAACAATCAaccaccagcgccagcccaACAGGGCGCTTTAGATGGTCCGGAACCGCAGCAACCGGTTACCCAAGCTGAAATTGAGCGATTGCAAATGCAAGCTCGGGGCAACCCCTCTGACCAGaaacttcaacttcttctcgCGCAACGGCTAGTCGAAGCTTCAATAGTGCTCGTCGACGCCAGCAGACTAGACCCAAAGTCGAAGGCCAAAGCCCGGGAGAAATACAACATTGACGCCCATAAAATCATCAAAAAATTGATTTCAAGCGGCTACTCAGACGCTCAATTCTACTTGGCCGATTGCTATGGTCAAGGTGTTTTAGGTCTCCAAAACGACCCCAAAGAAGCATTTTCGTTATACCACTCGGCAGCAAAACAAGGCCACCCCCAGGCCGCCTACCGTGTCGCTGTCTGTTGCGAAATTGGCCAGGaggacggcggcggcacaaAACGCGATCCCTTCAAAGCTGTACAATGGTACAAGCGCGCCGCTTCCCTAGGAGATCCTCCAGCAATGTACAAAATGGGCATGATCCTTCTAAAAGGTCTCCTCGGCCAAGCCCGCAACCCGCGCGAAGGTATTTCCTGGCTCAAGCGTGCCGCTGAGCGCGCAGACATGGAAAACCCACACGCCCTCCACGAGCTCGCTCTGCTCTACACATCCGCTGGTGACAACGACGCCATTATCCGCGATGAGGCTTACGCAtcccagctcttccaccAGGCCTCCGAACTCGGCTACAAGTTCTCCCAGTTCCGTCTCGGAATGGCTTACGAGTACGGCCTCATGGGCTGTCCCGTAGATCCAAGACAAAGTATCATGCTCTACAgtgccgccgctgcccaAGGCGAACACCAGGCTGAACTTGCGCTTAGCGGTTGGTACCTTACCGGTTCTGAGGGTATCCTCCAGCAGAGCGATACAGAAGCATACCTTTGGGCGCGAAAAGCCGCCTCTTCCGGTTTAGCCAAGGCTGAGTATGCGATGGGTTACTTCACAGAAACTGGAATCGGGGCCACCGCTAATATGGAAGATGCGAAGAGGTGGTATTGGCGTGCTGCTG CCCAAGGATTCTCCAAAGCCCGCGAGCGTCTCGAAGAACTTAAACAGGGTGGTGCCCGGATGCAAAAGACAAGGCTCTCCCGATCGGCCGTGAACCAGCAGAAACCCAATGACGGGGACTGCGTTTTAATGTAA
- a CDS encoding MFS transporter (COG:D,K,T;~EggNog:ENOG410PICG;~InterPro:IPR020846,IPR011701,IPR036259;~PFAM:PF07690;~TransMembrane:12 (i50-74o80-103i115-133o139-157i169-189o201-222i252-274o286-306i318-337o343-366i378-400o406-426i);~go_function: GO:0022857 - transmembrane transporter activity [Evidence IEA];~go_process: GO:0055085 - transmembrane transport [Evidence IEA]): protein MSSTATIELASREELRTVPGEPEQYAPGPDAPVARVKQKWNEPSINKWRVAAAFASFAVVGASDGVYGALIPYIREEFGLSTTVVSLIFVTPFVGYTVASMIVNKIHMTFGQRGIAIIAPICHLIPFILMATVPRFPVLLVAYAFVGLGNGLIDAGWNAWVGDMVNASLLMGLLHACYGLGATVSPAIATAMIDHGLKWSTFYFTLVGGSAMELTTSGLLFWPENGDRFRTNNPRTGSSGHSRTTEAIKNRVTWVLALFLFAYMGVEVSIGGWIVEFMMQVRDGGAVASGLVPTGFWAGITVGRVVLGFVNEFFGERLAVIIYLALSIALELIFWLVPNFIVSAVAVALIGFCTGPLFPAAVTIAAKLLPKHLHTPSIGLVSAFGGSGAAILPFIAGAIAQPHGVGSLQPFALALLVTLGIFWLLLPRRPQHTHDS from the exons ATGTCGTCAACGGCGACCATAGAGCTCGCCAGTCGTGAAGAACTGCGCACTGTGCCAGGTGAACCTGAGCAATACGCGCCTGGTCCAGATGCGCCCGTCGCCCGAGTCAAGCAAAAATGGAACGAGCCTTCCATCAACAAATGGCGTGTAGCGGCTGCCTTTGCCAGCTTTGCAGTTGTGGGCGCCAGTGATGGCGTGTATGGT GCTTTAATTCCCTAC ATACGTGAGGAATTCGGCTTGTCCACCACCGTCGTCTCGCTGATCTTCGTGACTCCATTCGTGGGCTACACAGTGGCGTCCATGATAGTGAACAAGATACATATGACTTTTGGCCAAAGGGGTATTGCAATCATTGCGCCAATATGCCACCTCATTCCATTCATCCTCATGGCCACCGTTCCCCGCTTCCCGGTTTTGTTGGTCGCTTATGCCTTCGTTGGACTTGGTAATGGGCTTATCGACGCCGGCTGGAACGCATGGGTCGGCGACATGGTGAACGCCAGTTTATTGATGGGGCTTTTGCATGCATGCTATGGACTAGG AGCAACAGTGAGTCCAGCTATTGCAACTGCAATGATTGACCATGGTCTCAAGTGGTCGACGTTCTATTTCACCTTAGTTGGCGGGTCCGCCATGGAACTCACCACCAGTGGACTGCTTTTCTGGCCGGAAAATGGCGATCGATTCCGGACAAACAATCCCAGAACAGGCTCGTCAGGGCACTCCCGAACGACTGAGGCCATTAAGAACCGAGTCACCTGGGTCCTggctctctttctctttgcttacatgggtgttgagg TATCAATCGGCGGCTGGATTGTCGAATTCATGATGCAAGTTCGCGATGGAGGCGCGGTGGCATCTGGCCTTGTTCCTACTGGGTTTTGGGCAGGCATCACAGTTGGTCGAGTCGTGCTCGGATTTGTGAACGAATTCTTTGGTGAGCGACTTGCAGTGATCATTTACCTAGCGCTTTCTATAGCGCTTGAGCTGATATTCTGGCTTGTCCCGAATTTCATTGTTTCCGCCGTGGCCGTCGCCTTGATAGGCTTCTGTACTGGGCCCCTATTCCCAGCTGCGGTCACAATCGCTGCCAAACTACTTCCGAAGCATCTACACACCCCCAGCATTGGTCTCGTCTCTGCTTTCGGGGGCAGTGGCGCCGCTAT ATTACCCTTCATTGCCGGTGCTATCGCGCAGCCGCATGGTGTAGGAAGTTTGCAACCCTTTGCCTTAGCTCTTCTTGTTACACTTGGTATTTTCTGGCTACTCTTGCCGAGAAGACCCCAGCATACCCACGATAGCTGA
- the SYB1 gene encoding SNAP receptor SNC2 (COG:U;~EggNog:ENOG410PR0D;~InterPro:IPR042855,IPR016444,IPR001388;~PFAM:PF00957;~TransMembrane:1 (i99-120o);~go_component: GO:0016021 - integral component of membrane [Evidence IEA];~go_process: GO:0016192 - vesicle-mediated transport [Evidence IEA]), with protein sequence MSEQPYDPYIPSGSNANANANAASGSATAENGDNRTREIDKKIQETVDTMRSNIFKVSERGERLDSLQDKTDNLAVSAQGFRRGANRVRKQMWWKDMKMRVCLIICIILLLVVIIVPAVVTTTK encoded by the exons ATGTCCGAGCAACCGTACGACCCGTATATCCCTTCTGGCTCtaacgccaacgccaacgccaacgccgccaGCGGCAGCGCTACCGCAGAAAATGGTGACAACCGGACACGGGAAATCGACAAG AAAATCCAAGAAACTGTCGATACCATGCGCTCCAATATCTTCAAGGTCTCCGAGCGTGGTGAGCGTCTAGATTCGTTGCAGGATAAGACCGACAACCTGGCCGTGTCAGCTCAAGGTTTCCGCAGAGGTGCCAACCGCGTGCGAAAGCAAATGTGGTGGAAAGACATGAAGATGCGCGTGTGTCTGATCATTTGTATCATCCTCTTGCTTGTGGTGATCATCGTCCCAGCTG TTGTCACCACCACTAAATAA
- a CDS encoding ankyrin repeat domain-containing protein (COG:M;~EggNog:ENOG410Q1EM;~InterPro:IPR002110,IPR036770,IPR020683;~PFAM:PF13857,PF12796,PF00023,PF13637,PF13606;~go_function: GO:0005515 - protein binding [Evidence IEA]) — protein MASEGAPPTPNKLEVALFLAASQGYDTIVKLLLTTPGVNLNCTDPDNRTPVAWAADEGHENVLQLLLETGSVELNSQESKNGLSPLCSAAKKGHTGVVRRLLDCPGVDINLPDSNGQTPLSWAVENGHTAIAQMLLGAGSDPNTPDPSGQTPLSCAVAKGNQEIAGVLLGNGIVQCNTPDSNGLTPLCCAVNQGHQGIVGLLLGRSDVEPNTPDSDGYPPLCRAIAKRSLGMVQMLLRRGDVDPNVLDPDEETPLSRAVDKEHEEIVKMLIQRPDLDPNTKNFSGQTPLFCAVEMAHHVMVQIILAHSNVDPDIPDPNEQTPLSCAVEREEPEIVRQLLRAGADPSVVDKNGRMPLSRAAEKENPEMTRLLLRAKADPDAADVTGRIPLSYAVESGHLEIVRFLIKAKANPDLGDDDGKLPLYFAVERGDHDIVHMLLKARANPDLADVNGRVPLSLAAEKGDQEIVQLLLKAKARPEAKDKKGRTPLLWAADKGFMEVVWLLLSTGKVNVDFADDAGCTPLWWAARHGHLPVVRLLLRSGADIERQPQVDDGGGSRFGSPLFQAGRKGHLDVVKYLLKKGADVNAANGEDEISLLLSLMNERARHGRDIIGLILQKGADVNFADKLGQTPLDIATKQNDLELMKSLIESGAEIDSMTEEGATPLHRAIINEREDIAEVLLDHGADPEAQDHLGDSPLHFAAASGRRKMVELLLDKDVDINVTNYTGDTPLHKAASHGHRKMVEFLLQNGAELEMRDDYRQTALHKAVGAKHHILRLLVNRDADVLAKDMYGKTVLHLAAEAGLKEDVHFLMGHGAATDGRDGKGRTAQDLARIEGHNEVAELFNKMALVLADQSSD, from the coding sequence ATGGCATCTGAAGGCGCACCACCCACCCCAAACAAATTGGAGGTGGCGCTTTTCCTAGCTGCTAGTCAGGGTTACGACACGATCGTCAAATTGTTATTGACCACGCCCGGCGTGAATTTGAACTGCACAGACCCAGACAACCGAACGCCTGTCGCCTGGGCTGCGGACGAGGGGCACGAGAATGTACTTCAACTGCTGCTTGAAACAGGCTCTGTTGAGCTCAATTCGCAAGAATCTAAGAACGGTTTATCTCCCCTATGCTCGGCTGCCAAAAAGGGACATACAGGGGTTGTGCGTCGTCTGCTGGACTGTCCTGGTGTGGACATTAATCTTCCAGATTCCAATGGGCAAACGCCTTTGTCCTGGGCTGTTGAGAATGGTCATACTGCAATAGCCCAGATGCTTCTGGGCGCTGGCAGTGATCCGAACACTCCAGACCCTAGTGGACAAACTCCTCTGTCTTGCGCGGTGGCAAAGGGAAACCAGGAAATTGCCGGGGTCTTGCTGGGAAATGGGATTGTCCAATGCAACACCCCTGATTCAAACGGACTTACTCCTCTATGCTGCGCTGTGAATCAAGGGCACCAAGGAATCGTGGGCCTGCTTCTGGGCCGCAGTGATGTCGAACCGAACACGCCAGATAGTGATGGATACCCGCCACTGTGTCGAGCAATCGCAAAGAGATCTTTAGGAATGGTGCAGATGCTTCTCAGGCGCGGTGATGTCGACCCCAACGTTCTGGATCCCGATGAGGAGACGCCCCTATCACGGGCCGTGGATAAAGAACATGAGGAGATAGTGAAGATGCTTATACAACGCCCTGATCTTGacccaaacaccaaaaaCTTTAGCGGACAAACACCATTGTTCTGCGCTGTAGAAATGGCCCATCATGTAATGGTTCAGATTATTCTAGCGCATAGTAACGTTGATCCTGACATTCCAGATCCCAATGAACAAACGCCATTGTCTTGTGCTGTCGAACGAGAGGAGCCCGAGATAGTAAGGCAGCTGCTGAGAGCGGGTGCTGACCCGAGTGTCGTGGATAAGAATGGCAGAATGCCACTTTCTCGAGCcgcagagaaggagaaccCGGAGATGACCAGGCTTTTATTGAGAGCCAAGGCGGACCCAGATGCCGCTGATGTGACCGGAAGGATACCACTGTCTTACGCCGTGGAATCCGGACACCTGGAGATAGTCAGATTCTTGATAAAGGCTAAAGCTAATCCAGATCtgggagacgacgacggGAAGCTACCCTTGTATTTCGCAGTTGAAAGAGGAGATCACGACATAGTCCATATGCTGCTGAAAGCTAGGGCTAACCCAGACCTCGCAGATGTCAACGGAAGAGTACCACTGTCTCTTGCCGCAGAAAAGGGGGACCAAGAGATCGTTCAGTTGCTACTAAAGGCAAAGGCAAGGCCTGAGGCGAAAGACAAAAAAGGACGGACGCCGCTTCTATGGGCAGCAGACAAGGGATTTATGGAAGTAGTATGGCTTTTGCTTTCCACCGGCAAAGTTAACGTCGATTTTGCTGATGATGCTGGTTGCACTCCACTATGGTGGGCGGCTCGTCATGGGCATTTACCCGTTGTGCGGCTGCTGTTACGAAGCGGAGCAGATATCGAACGACAACCGCAGGTCGATGATGGAGGGGGAAGCAGGTTCGGGAGTCCATTATTCCAAGCTGGCCGAAAGGGCCACTTGGACGTGGTCAAATACCTGTTGAAAAAGGGCGCTGATGTCAACGCGGCGaacggcgaagatgaaatTTCACTGTTATTATCACTCATGAATGAACGAGCCAGACACGGCAGGGACATCATTGGCTTGATATTGCAGAAAGGAGCAGACGTCAATTTCGCCGACAAGTTGGGACAAACGCCCCTCGACATAGCTACGAAGCAAAACGACCTGGAATTGATGAAATCATTGATTGAGAGTGGCGCCGAAATCGACTCGATGACGGAGGAAGGTGCAACCCCATTGCACCGAGCAATAATCAATGAGCGCGAAGATATAGCGGAGGTATTGCTAGACCATGGTGCGGATCCAGAGGCACAGGATCATCTAGGCGATTCCCCTCTTCATTTTGCAGCTGCGAGTGGTCGGCGTAAGATGGTTGAACTACTTTTGGACAAggatgttgatatcaacgtcACGAACTACACCGGGGATACGCCTCTGCATAAGGCCGCTAGTCACGGCCATCGAAAAATGGTGGAGTTCCTGCTCCAAAATGGAGCTGAACTTGAAATGCGAGACGACTACCGGCAAACGGCGTTGCACAAGGCGGTTGGCGCTAAGCACCATATCCTGCGACTGCTTGTCAATCGAGATGCCGATGTCCTCGCAAAAGATATGTATGGCAAGACAGTGCTCCATCTAGCTGCGGAAGCCGGGTTGAAGGAGGATGTGCATTTCCTGATGGGCCATGGAGCTGCAACAGATGGTAGGGATGGCAAGGGACGGACTGCCCAGGATTTGGCTCGAATTGAAGGACACAACGAGGTCGCGGAACTTTTTAACAAGATGGCGCTGGTTCTCGCGGATCAATCTTCTGATTAA
- a CDS encoding L51/S25/CI-B8 domain-containing protein (COG:C;~EggNog:ENOG410PRQR;~InterPro:IPR016464,IPR036249,IPR007741;~PFAM:PF05047): MSSKYVFTRGLKELRFLFCQTSEQSAATRLFLNRAYPTMKKHNPHTPILIREAAGTLPRVYARYGLGKEQVEALSGLSDQQIEEKITQLVKASS, from the exons ATGTCCTCCAAGTATGTTTTCACACGGGGTCTTAAGGAGCTGCGGTTCCTTTTTTGCCAGACCTCTGAGCAGAGCGCTGCGACAAG ACTGTTCTTGAACCGCGCCTATCCCACCATGAAGAAGCACAACCCGCACACTCCAATCCTCATCCGTGAGGCTGCCGGCACACTGCCCCGGGTCTACGCTCGATACG GACTTGGAAAGGAGCAGGTGGAAGCACTGAGCG GCCTGTCGGATCAGCAGATTGAAGAGAAGATTACGCAATTGGTGAAGGCGTCTTCATAG
- a CDS encoding DODA-type extradiol aromatic ring-opening family dioxygenase (COG:S;~EggNog:ENOG410PMBR;~InterPro:IPR014436,IPR004183;~PFAM:PF02900;~TransMembrane:1 (i16-34o);~go_function: GO:0008198 - ferrous iron binding [Evidence IEA];~go_function: GO:0008270 - zinc ion binding [Evidence IEA];~go_function: GO:0016491 - oxidoreductase activity [Evidence IEA];~go_function: GO:0016701 - oxidoreductase activity, acting on single donors with incorporation of molecular oxygen [Evidence IEA];~go_process: GO:0006725 - cellular aromatic compound metabolic process [Evidence IEA];~go_process: GO:0055114 - oxidation-reduction process [Evidence IEA]) encodes MSSTPNEQRNSERPSITVISLVTLVVAVIVAFTYESTTSANVFGFRRFAQTSWAAIGSRRPLSTASNVEPIQDISKTPAVNRFKMKTPVYFLSHGGPNIMYDSEHPAYKELGRIGREITGKVKPRAVVVFSAHWQAGRDTVQVNTAEITDLIYDFYGFPSHYYKEKFPNVGSREVATNVLDALKQAGIKAEGVKRGLDHGVWVSFKCAFEPETNPLNVPIVQVSLFNSEDPMQHYRLGEAVSKLRDENILIIVSGMAVHNLRDLRFTFGDPRPMPYAASFDEALKDAVTKAPAERAQAMADLLKRGDARQAHPSFEHLLPIHIGAGAAGEDRGKRLWTLPEGSMSWAQYRFGGVDNSSSTL; translated from the exons ATGTCTTCCACACCCAACGAACAGCGAAACTCAGAGAGACCGTCCATAACCGTGATATCTCTTGTTACGCTAGTTGTCGCCGTTATAGTAGCTTTTACGTACGAATCTACGACTTCCGCCAACGTGTTCGGATTTCGACGCTTCGCCCAGACATCTTGGGCTGCTATCGGATCTCGTCGGCCACTGAGCACTGCCTCAAACGTTGAGCCAATTCAGGATATTTCCAAGACCCCGGCAGTAAACAGATTCAAGATGAAGACGCCTGTTTATTTTTTGAGTCATGGTGGT CCCAACATCATGTATGATTCTGAACACCCAGCATACAAAGAACTGGGCAGGATAGGCCGCGAGATTACCGGCAAGGTAAAGCCCCGCGCTGTTGTGGTGTTCTCGGCACACTGGCAAGCAGGCCGTGATACAGTGCAAGTGAACACAGCCGAGATTACGGATTTGATTTACGA TTTCTATGGCTTCCCAAGCCACTACTATAAGGAGAAGTTCCCCAACGTGGGTAGCAGGGAAGTTGCCACCAATGTACTGGACGCACTCAAGCAGGCAGGAATCAAGGCCGAAGGTGTCAAGAGAGGTTTGGACCACGGAGTATGGGTGAGCTTTAAATGCG CATTCGAGCCTGAAACCAATCCGTTGAATGTCCCCATTGTGCAAGTTTCTCTGTTCAATTCCGAAGATCCCATGCAGCACTATCGCTTGGGAGAAGCAGTGTCGAAACTCCGCGATGAAAACATTCTGATCATTGTATCTGGCATGGCTGTCCACAATCTCCGGGATTTGCGGTTCACTTTCGGGGATCCTCGGCCTATGCCTTATGCCGCTAGTTTTGACGAGGCACTGAAAGACGCAGTTACCAAGGCCCCCGCGGAGAGAGCACAAGCGATGGCTGATTTGCTGAAGCGAGGAGATGCTCGACAAGCGCACCCGTCCTTTGAACACCTTCTCCCGATCCATATTGGTGCTGGGGCGGCCGGAGAAGATCGGGGAAAGAGACTGTGGACCCTGCCTGAGGGAAGTATGAGCTGGGCGCAGTATAGATTTGGCGGAGTGGACAACTCTAGTAGCACTCTATAG